A genomic stretch from Chaetodon auriga isolate fChaAug3 chromosome 17, fChaAug3.hap1, whole genome shotgun sequence includes:
- the eomesa gene encoding eomesodermin homolog a isoform X2, translated as MQLENILPSASINLPKTFYNLSSSDSANNSPRPSSQLEYQDVDRTESESSSAPKKYLSGVGNGMLGEGEGDTFTKTGPDGRKGSPVLGEDELTSGRRYNIDELGSDRYFISSSQPSSDMASPCSLFPYGQTGSVYTGSSSSRYPASLHYGSVLPPTGFSSSSVCTGRSQFSSGGYQFSQGPGCLYPSYPGTGTGIGSMSLPGSAAGARAQVYLCNRPLWLKFHRHQTEMIITKQGRRMFPFLSFNITGLNLTAHYNVFVEIVLADPNHWRFQGGKWVTCGKADNNMQGNKMYVHPESPNTGAHWMRQEISFGKLKLTNNKGANNNNTQMIVLQSLHKYQPRLHIVEVTEDGVEDMTNEARTQTFTFPENQFIAVTAYQNTDITQLKIDHNPFAKGFRDNYDSMYTAPESDRLTPSPTDSPRSTQIVPGARYAMQPFFQDQFVNNLPQNRFYTSERAVPQTNSLLSPQSEDASAAASAQRWFVPPVQQPGSNKLDLSYENDYSTSSLLSYGIKPLSLQTSHALSYYPDSAFASMAAGWGTRSSYQRKMTTGLPWSPRPSPPAFPEDQLGVTKDKLPEESAPPASTWIETSHSLKSVDSTDSGVYSVVCKRRRMSPGGSSTENSPTIKCEDLTTEEYNKDNPKGAKA; from the exons ATGCAGTTAGAGAACATCCTTCCCAGCGCTAGCATCAATTTACCCAAGACCTTTTACAATCTCTCCTCGTCGGACAGTGCCAACAACAGCCCGAGGCCATCATCGCAGCTTGAATATCAAGACGTCGACCGGACGGAATCAGAGTCTAGCAGCGCTCCTAAGAAATATCTGAGCGGGGTGGGAAACGGGATGCTGGGTGAGGGAGAGGGGGACACTTTCACTAAAACCGGGCCCGATGGGAGGAAAGGCTCCCCGGTGCTCGGTGAGGACGAGTTGACGAGCGGTCGGCGTTACAACATAGACGAACTTGGCTCTGACAGATACTTCATCTCGTCGTCTCAGCCGAGTTCCGACATGGCAAGCCCCTGTTCCCTCTTTCCCTATGGACAGACCGGGTCGGTGTACACCGggtccagcagctccaggtaCCCGGCTTCACTTCATTACGGATCCGTCCTGCCACCAACAGGCTTCTCTTCCTCGTCCGTGTGCACCGGCCGGAGCCAGTTTAGCAGCGGAGGGTACCAGTTCAGCCAGGGTCCGGGCTGTTTGTACCCCTCCTATCCCGGGACGGGCACGGGTATTGGCTCCATGTCTCTGCCGGGGTCTGCCGCCGGAGCCAGAGCGCAGGTCTATCTGTGCAACCGGCCTCTCTGGCTGAAATTCCACAGGCACCAGACCGAGATGATCATCACCAAACAGGGCAG acGGATGTTCCCATTCCTCAGTTTCAACATCACTGGTCTCAACCTCACGGCCCATTACAATGTCTTTGTAGAAATTGTTTTGGCTGACCCGAATCACTGGCGCTTTCAGGGAGGAAAGTGGGTCACTTGTGGGAAAGCAGACAATAATATGCAAG gtAACAAAATGTACGTCCATCCTGAATCTCCGAACACTGGTGCTCACTGGATGAGGCAAGAAATCTCTTTTGGCAAGTTGAAGCTGACCAACAATAAAGgggccaacaacaacaacacacag ATGATAGTTTTGCAGTCGCTTCATAAATACCAACCGCGACTGCACATCGTGGAGGTGACAGAAGACGGAGTGGAGGACATGACCAACGAGGCTAGAACTCAAACCTTCACCTTCCCAGAGAACCAGTTTATAGCCGTCACTGCCTACCAGAACACAGAT atCACACAGCTGAAGATAGATCACAACCCTTTTGCGAAAGGCTTCCGGGACAATTATGACTC gaTGTACACAGCTCCAGAGAGTGACAGGTTGACTCCATCCCCAACGGACTCCCCTCGCTCCACCCAAATCGTGCCCGGGGCCCGCTATGCCATGCAGCCTTTCTTTCAGGACCAGTTCGTCAACAACCTGCCTCAGAACCGCTTCTACACCAGCGAGAGGGCCGTTCCCCAAACCAACAGCCTTCTCTCTCCACAGAGCGAGGACGCCAGCGCCGCTGCCTCAGCCCAGCGCTGGTTTGTCCCCCCAGTTCAGCAGCCGGGCTCCAACAAGTTGGATCTGTCGTATGAGAATGACTATTCCACCAGTAGCCTGCTGTCCTACGGCATCAAGCCCCTGTCCCTGCAGACATCCCACGCCCTCAGCTACTACCCAGACTCGGCCTTTGCCTCCATGGCCGCAGGCTGGGGCACCAGAAGCTCTTACCAGCGCAAGATGACCACGGGCCTGCCCTGGTCCCCTCGTCCAAGCCCCCCAGCCTTCCCGGAGGACCAGCTGGGGGTTACTAAAGACAAGCTGCCCGAGGAAAGCGCGCCGCCAGCCTCGACCTGGATCGAGACGTCCCACTCACTGAAATCGGTGGACTCTACCGATTCTGGTGTGTACTCCGTGGTGTGCAAAAGGCGCAGAATGTCCCCTGGGGGCTCAAGCACAGAGAACTCCCCCACCATCAAGTGTGAGGACTTGACTACGGAGGAGTACAACAAGGACAACCCAAAAG GTGCCAAAGCTTAG
- the eomesa gene encoding eomesodermin homolog a isoform X1, whose protein sequence is MQLENILPSASINLPKTFYNLSSSDSANNSPRPSSQLEYQDVDRTESESSSAPKKYLSGVGNGMLGEGEGDTFTKTGPDGRKGSPVLGEDELTSGRRYNIDELGSDRYFISSSQPSSDMASPCSLFPYGQTGSVYTGSSSSRYPASLHYGSVLPPTGFSSSSVCTGRSQFSSGGYQFSQGPGCLYPSYPGTGTGIGSMSLPGSAAGARAQVYLCNRPLWLKFHRHQTEMIITKQGRRMFPFLSFNITGLNLTAHYNVFVEIVLADPNHWRFQGGKWVTCGKADNNMQGNKMYVHPESPNTGAHWMRQEISFGKLKLTNNKGANNNNTQMIVLQSLHKYQPRLHIVEVTEDGVEDMTNEARTQTFTFPENQFIAVTAYQNTDITQLKIDHNPFAKGFRDNYDSMYTAPESDRLTPSPTDSPRSTQIVPGARYAMQPFFQDQFVNNLPQNRFYTSERAVPQTNSLLSPQSEDASAAASAQRWFVPPVQQPGSNKLDLSYENDYSTSSLLSYGIKPLSLQTSHALSYYPDSAFASMAAGWGTRSSYQRKMTTGLPWSPRPSPPAFPEDQLGVTKDKLPEESAPPASTWIETSHSLKSVDSTDSGVYSVVCKRRRMSPGGSSTENSPTIKCEDLTTEEYNKDNPKGMGYYAFYTSP, encoded by the exons ATGCAGTTAGAGAACATCCTTCCCAGCGCTAGCATCAATTTACCCAAGACCTTTTACAATCTCTCCTCGTCGGACAGTGCCAACAACAGCCCGAGGCCATCATCGCAGCTTGAATATCAAGACGTCGACCGGACGGAATCAGAGTCTAGCAGCGCTCCTAAGAAATATCTGAGCGGGGTGGGAAACGGGATGCTGGGTGAGGGAGAGGGGGACACTTTCACTAAAACCGGGCCCGATGGGAGGAAAGGCTCCCCGGTGCTCGGTGAGGACGAGTTGACGAGCGGTCGGCGTTACAACATAGACGAACTTGGCTCTGACAGATACTTCATCTCGTCGTCTCAGCCGAGTTCCGACATGGCAAGCCCCTGTTCCCTCTTTCCCTATGGACAGACCGGGTCGGTGTACACCGggtccagcagctccaggtaCCCGGCTTCACTTCATTACGGATCCGTCCTGCCACCAACAGGCTTCTCTTCCTCGTCCGTGTGCACCGGCCGGAGCCAGTTTAGCAGCGGAGGGTACCAGTTCAGCCAGGGTCCGGGCTGTTTGTACCCCTCCTATCCCGGGACGGGCACGGGTATTGGCTCCATGTCTCTGCCGGGGTCTGCCGCCGGAGCCAGAGCGCAGGTCTATCTGTGCAACCGGCCTCTCTGGCTGAAATTCCACAGGCACCAGACCGAGATGATCATCACCAAACAGGGCAG acGGATGTTCCCATTCCTCAGTTTCAACATCACTGGTCTCAACCTCACGGCCCATTACAATGTCTTTGTAGAAATTGTTTTGGCTGACCCGAATCACTGGCGCTTTCAGGGAGGAAAGTGGGTCACTTGTGGGAAAGCAGACAATAATATGCAAG gtAACAAAATGTACGTCCATCCTGAATCTCCGAACACTGGTGCTCACTGGATGAGGCAAGAAATCTCTTTTGGCAAGTTGAAGCTGACCAACAATAAAGgggccaacaacaacaacacacag ATGATAGTTTTGCAGTCGCTTCATAAATACCAACCGCGACTGCACATCGTGGAGGTGACAGAAGACGGAGTGGAGGACATGACCAACGAGGCTAGAACTCAAACCTTCACCTTCCCAGAGAACCAGTTTATAGCCGTCACTGCCTACCAGAACACAGAT atCACACAGCTGAAGATAGATCACAACCCTTTTGCGAAAGGCTTCCGGGACAATTATGACTC gaTGTACACAGCTCCAGAGAGTGACAGGTTGACTCCATCCCCAACGGACTCCCCTCGCTCCACCCAAATCGTGCCCGGGGCCCGCTATGCCATGCAGCCTTTCTTTCAGGACCAGTTCGTCAACAACCTGCCTCAGAACCGCTTCTACACCAGCGAGAGGGCCGTTCCCCAAACCAACAGCCTTCTCTCTCCACAGAGCGAGGACGCCAGCGCCGCTGCCTCAGCCCAGCGCTGGTTTGTCCCCCCAGTTCAGCAGCCGGGCTCCAACAAGTTGGATCTGTCGTATGAGAATGACTATTCCACCAGTAGCCTGCTGTCCTACGGCATCAAGCCCCTGTCCCTGCAGACATCCCACGCCCTCAGCTACTACCCAGACTCGGCCTTTGCCTCCATGGCCGCAGGCTGGGGCACCAGAAGCTCTTACCAGCGCAAGATGACCACGGGCCTGCCCTGGTCCCCTCGTCCAAGCCCCCCAGCCTTCCCGGAGGACCAGCTGGGGGTTACTAAAGACAAGCTGCCCGAGGAAAGCGCGCCGCCAGCCTCGACCTGGATCGAGACGTCCCACTCACTGAAATCGGTGGACTCTACCGATTCTGGTGTGTACTCCGTGGTGTGCAAAAGGCGCAGAATGTCCCCTGGGGGCTCAAGCACAGAGAACTCCCCCACCATCAAGTGTGAGGACTTGACTACGGAGGAGTACAACAAGGACAACCCAAAAGGCATGGGTTATTATGCATTCTACACAAGCCCCTAA